TTAGTAAAGTAAAACTTGCCAATTGGGTGAAAAAAGGGTGGAAAATCCTTATgtatctttcatatttttttaattggggGGAATAagggatttttgaaatttttataataagtaGGGATAAATGGTTATTAAGATAATTAAAGGAGTGTAGTTAAGTAATTTTTCCATTTAAGTTTTAAGGTCATCAAGTCGTAGTACTTGAGTTAGTCAGACAGGATTTTGCTTTCAATATGATTTGTAATTAGGGTAACAATAAAGCAGGCAGATCGCAAACTAAATTGAAACTAGTAAAAATCATTTGTGACGATCTTTTACccaaattcaattaaatttcaTAACTAAGCCCCAAATTTTAGGAAATGATGCAGGGTCTATTGGAAAAAAAGTTGAGATGTCCAGAGTATACTAATAGCAAACATGTAGTAAAGATTATTTATATGTTTGAAAAGTGCGTATTCCTTCCTCCTCAGTAGAAATGGATTTACCTGCATCAACAGAAACCAGAATTCAAAAGCGCGGTTTATCAAGTTACTACTCATAGTTTTCCCCATTCAAACATGCATACCTTTTGTGATCAGGAGACAATGGATCATAAGATGGTAGTGCAGTTTCCATCATGTTGAGCTGTAGCATATTTCTTGCTAAATATTGTTGAAATGCATTATACTCTTCCCCACCAGATGGCATCATGCTTAGTTCCTGCAACCTCTCATTTTCTGCTATCTGCAACCAAATCAATTCAATTGTTATTGAAGTCTTTAAATAGTAGTAATATGAGGAACAGAGTGACTCCCTCTATTTCAGAATCAACAAACGTCAGTTACAATGTGAATTGTATTATATAAACAGCAGCATCACTAGCTCATTCAGCTCTAGCTGACTACTAACAAACTTGTGGTCCCAATCTATTAACTTTTAACTAATCAACTTAATCAATTACCTAACTACCAGACGATTAGTTAACTAAATTCCAATACTCATAGAACAAGTTCAAGAATCCAAGCTTGGCTACAAGTGTGTACTTACCAAGTGCCTTTGTCAATAGATCATCTGCCTGTTGGTCTTTTTGTATGAATGTAGGTATGCTTGGACCTTTTCTCTGATAAAATGATAATCAATCTCAATGAAATACAGGGTTAACATCAATCTGTATGGCTGATTTACTATCACAATGAATGCTTGttggtcctaacaacttaacCCCCAATTCCTGAAACAAATTTTGTTACCCAAACAACTTCTGCGGACCCACATAGACTCCTTGGGTGCTCCAGCACCCGTTGACCTTGTATTAgactttatatatttatgtagaaATTAAGAACAACTTATATAAATTTGACATGGAGCGCCTAGTGAACAAATGATTTCATTGGTCCAATGGCTCATGGGTGCTTAAGGTTGTTTAAGCGTTGTTGAGCCTGAGTTTAagtttcattcattttttttatatatatatatattttttgtatttatcttGTTCTTGAACAACACCCACAACCTTGATTAGTCCAGTCACAAGAAAAGAGGTTTTCTAAGGCTACAAGGACATAGATTATGAATAATACCCCCAAAAGTCAAGAATTAGAGAGTATAGACTCATATCTTATTATACTATAGATTTTTATGGAAAACATCAACATTTGTGTAATCAATAATAACATTATGGTAAGTCAACTGGCCTGAAATGTTTAGGAAGGAAAGCGATTTCTCTTAGATTGAAAATTGTTTCTCAAAATTGTCATCAACCATCAGAGTGCTTTAAATagttaaaaacatatatagaaTGTACAAAATTTGCAATAAGATATTTCAATAACTTAAACAACataacaaaaatttgaaattcaaattcattcTAAATCAAAACAATTTATTATGCTAAAAAATATAGCTGAACATAAATTTCAACAAGatatctaaataaatatataattcagTAGAATAAAAGTACTTGGAGAAATTGTTAATCAGTCTAAACTTTATAATtacctttcttttttaaaatttgcgATTGCTACGAATATTTTTATTACAGTGCTTTAACTTGAAGAAgcattttgattttaaaagtgTAAAATACTGTATAATGGGAGATTTGCTAATTGTCTCTCATTGTTCATCTATAATTctgttcaaattttatttagtttcttGATGATAAAACATTCACTCATTTGTTAAAGCTGTTGATACAGATACGGGATCAAAAATAAAGAGCCTGTACAACTTTAACTATAATATGTTATACCAATCTTCCCACATaatttgatattcattaatttcaatttatgaATTTCTAACCTTTCCCCTTCCAAAATccgtataaataaaaaaaaggttttataatcataaatttcagggaattgatttaaaaatctgaaaattaagTTAAAGAACATATGAGGGGAATGAAATAATAGTTCTAATTTTTAATTGACATATAAAAAGTATAGaataatattgaaattatttaGTATTTGTTAGATTAATTCTCTTCCATTAATTTAGctaaaatggaaaataaattattataatttttggaaaaagtaGTGTGATATTAatactaattttattaattatttttgaacgtaTTAACGAGCTttgaatttattgatttttcaacataaaatttacaaaatgaaattaatgagtaccaaaatatgtgaatgatactGCATAGAATAACTAAAAAACGGTTACTACGAACAAGTGTCGTTTATCTTGTGTAGTTTgggaaatagagaaaaaatgtAATAGAGAAGATTGATATAAAAAGCAACTTTAAGtgatcaaaaaatatatataaaatacctTTGATCTAAGGAATGCATTTTCCTGTTCAAGTTGAATTTCCTACATCAAGTTAAAGAATTTGAATcagtagaatttttttaaaaaaatatagtgagagtccattatattaaaaaattaaagaaaataccCTCTTGTGCAAATCCTCAGTCTCAGCTAGTATTGCTTCATGCTGCATCCCCAACACAAACAAATAACAATTACTTAATATATGCTCATCATATAATTAagacaattaattaaaatattatatgatatgataattataaaatattataccTTTTTGGACCTAATTCTTGTAATGCCTCGTTCAAGTCTGTTCTCCAATTGCTTCAGTTCCCTCACATTCAAAGAGCTCAGCCCTTCACCCACCAGATGCCTGTACTTTTTATTtacattcaaattaattatcactcactatttatttatttatcgaatattattatatatacatacaaattAAATCACCTATTTGTGTTCTGCATCATTTGTATCTGTTGCCGCAACTTCTTTGATTCTTGTTggtaaaactataaaaatattaaataaaaacgaaattaaataaaaagcaTAGTAGTTAAGTTATATATGACATTTTTGtatgtaaaatattaaataaaaacgaaattaaataaaaagcaaAGTAGTTACGTTATATATTACATGTTTTGTatgtaaataattaaatacaaatacCTGTGCATTGAGCTCTTGAGTAGTGTACGCACTAGACGTTTCTGCTGTTGCCTTTTTGTATCGTTCTATAGTTGCCTTTACACTGTCcacatatataacattttttagctctttcatataaacataaacatatacaacaatatttatagttataaattgCTTAATGTATtgcaatttatatatttttaggaaTAGAAGAGAGATTGGAAGAGGGAGGAGACAATCGAGCTATGTTTGGTATAGATAAAAAGAGGACGTATACaatttattaaattgatttgtatatcaatattatGTATAAACTCCACTAACAAACTTGTCGTCTCCACCTACTAACTAATTTTAactaatcaacttaattaattaactagctATCAGACAATTAACAGGACTccggtgctcgagcacccattaGTCTTATATCGTACTATATCTATTCATGTAGACATTAAGAAAAAGTTGTATAAATTTAACACAAAACACTTAAGCAAATGGTTTAATTGGTCCAATAACTCACATTAGGTGCTTGTGTTGTTGAGCCTGAGTTCAAATCTCATTCTCTAAcatgttttttatatatatatctcgAACAATAACTGATTACTCCAGTCACAAGAGAAGAGGTTTGAGGTTTTCTAAGGCTACAAGTGACATAGATTATATttgtatcataataataataataatgtgttGTATATTCTTTTAGAATATGATTGATACAATGTTGTGTGTATACATTTGAATTGTGTGTTGTATACTCTTTCAAATATGATTGATACAATATTGTATCTCTTCCTTGTTCATACAAATGAACGAAAGGAAAGGAAGAAGAGAAGTCTCCAACCATCTATCTTTGGCCAAATTTTTATCTATACCTAATTTAGTAATATATCCTATATATATTAGGCAAGATAAAGAAAGGGAGTGTAAAACTAGAGTTAAATAGtagaaataaaatagtaaaggcgtaaatattaattaacattGTATTTTAAATGATACCTACAAAATGCATTAATTGAACAACTCAGAATGAAATACAAATCGAGATAAAGtgcgaaaataaaataaaaatgatgataaaTTAGACATGTTGTCCATATATTTGggaattaatatttcaaaaggtcactcaactttgaaaatttatcttacAAAGTCATTGAACTTTATTctgtatcaataaaatcactcaacttagacttttatttaaataaaattatttaactaaatttatcattataaaaacatttgatatagtaaaaaaaatattttctatgttcATATAAATATGCACcctataaatgaattaaaaaataaaaaaattgttaataactTTAGGAACAaacttaattaatgaaatatatacttttataatattaaagtaTGTAAGCATTAtgacattattataattatttcaaaaaaaaatttacacaaaATTGACTAGTTAAAGCAAaaaattaagttgaaaaattttaacgttataaaaaaagattaagatTAACAGagccaaaataattttaagctTCAATGAAGAAgtacaataatatataatattattttcttttttaaaaaaagttacaaaataaaaaagacaaattttattAGATAATTTGTTTGTGTTAATTCTCTGAACAGTTATTAGTTAAAAATTAACactacttttaaaaattaacctAATTAGATTTgtcaatataaattttatcgaTAATTTGTTCATGCTATTCTCAAAAACAGATAAACTAGTGAACCAATAAATAGAACTACtagttatttctttttatttagtcccataaaaaatttaaattagttttcttaattttatttatttgtagggTCTATTatatatgaaacaaaaaaaaaataatgataaattttgtttAGTGATTTTACTAACACAAATGtctaagttgagtgattttattgatatgaaaatctaagttgagtgattttttttgatacaaaataaactttaatgACTTTGCTAGATCAATTCCTAAAGttaagtgattttattgatataaaaatctaagttaagtaatttttttgatacaaaataaaCTTTGATGATTTTGCTAGATCAATTTCTAAAGTTGAGtgatattttaagatattaactCACATATTTGGCCTTATGTATATAAATAGTTCTCCTAAAGCACAGAAAGGTGCATTACTATGTATTAGATTAATGCATATATATTATAACgtgtttataaattttagatttgtaaataatttcagttcttctattcttttgttcttcactagttcattaaacttggtaacttcgtatttctgcaaagtttgttggaatcagtaagactctttagacacatattaacaacaattcttttttaagaaaaatatttcgtattttgtttttaaatctgtttctggttctagtttcgctactagttttaattttctagttgtgaaaatgttcttaaactttgttgtcttacaaagacgatcaaagttttgttctaagtatatttgaaatacaagattaacaacattatatatatatattatatatatatatatatatatatatatatatatatatataaaagagacaGTCCCAAAGTACCAAGACTTGCCTTATGCATGCAAGGGGAAAAGTAGCATGCATGCATGTATgtatcattaacagagagaagagaatatatgtgtatatatattcaaaacctgaactaattatgaaaatatatttgttgcATACTAAAAGCAAAAAAGCAAAACACAAAGCTAAATGAGCTTTTAACAGTGTATAAGCTACAAGTAGAAATCAAACTACTCCTACAACCACAAGTCCTCAAACAATGCAAAAGCTAACTTTGCACTTCTCCATATAAGAACTCACAGTTTTTCTGCTGATTCACTTAAttccatttttctctttctattttgTTGCCCTTTTTTAGCTTATTATTGTAATGATATATGTGGACTATGGTTCCTAAAGACACACATTAACAGCCCATATGATCAAACTTCAATCCACCAAATGTGCTTATATATTTATCCCGCGAAATGAcaatatttatagtttattatttattttagctataattttgaatatttgatatGATTTGTATAATGCGAtttttgattgtataaattcagAATTTATGTATTCTTACCCTAGTTATTTTCATACAAGTTGTTGATACATTTGatttatataagttataaaaaattcataataaattaccATGTTTATacattgaaaaatgaaaatatgtaaatagacttttgaaaagttaaaaaatgtatatatacaaaatgTATGTATACTTACCCTGTTTATCTATTGACAAACGAAATATACAAGCACAACTGCCCATAGCAACTAGAAATTATAGCTATAAAGTGTAATTAGACAAACTGTTGTTGTTGAGGAGGCTTATTAAATTTAATCTCTTTCACTTATCAATTGTAACTAATCTGGAGACTAttgcttcttttatttttctgattttttctaCAACTATTTAatcctctatttatttttacttgactCATGTTGATGTGatataattcttaaaaaaagaatattatcaCCAGTATTATATCTTACTAACTaactttattaatgatattttgaaaatgtaaatttgactattatatattattactttatgtaattatttaatacCAAATAGATCGAAAAAATCGCTCCACTTAATTTACTAAAAGGAACAAGTAcacattgaagaaaaaaattatttgtaataatattaCAGGCGAAATAAGAAATCGATTTTTATGAAGAATCATTGTTAGAGACTATTTTTTGTCTATTagagaaattttttataaaacttaCCCCGAAGCGTAACAAATTTTGGGTTACAAAATTCTATAAGAAACTCTATATTTCCAATGTACTTATATTTTTCTTGGTGTCCTTAataattcttcaaaatcaagtGCACGAATACAAAATTAAGTGGTAAAAGTGTGTTACTCCTAATTCTCTAATTAACTTTTAGACAAGACACATCACACACTTTTAACATTAACTACTTGAGATTATCTGAGTTAATTCTTTGATTGTAGCTAGAAGTTAGGAAAAAACAAGTTCAATTAATTTGCTTCTCCTCATTTTAAAATGTTGTATACTTTTAATCAACTAGGAATATTtacttatcttttattttaaagttattatgGAGTAATTCATAATTAACGAGGATGTGAAGTTTTAGAAATTGTAATGTAGCGATATCTCCGTTTACTTTCaattgtcatgatttttttttttgagttaaatgAAATGACTTTGAGTAACAGTTATAAtgtattttcatcatattgatatacggaaaattacaatttatagtactttttgtatatcttttaaatatcaatttatatatatatatatatatatatatatatatatatatatatatatatatatatataatatagaattaatataatctaattttattctaaaaattaatcgaattgatttttgaaaaacacaatataacaattaaaaattaatacttttaacctaaattaaacACTAAGCTATGAGCtatcccttttcttttttcttttagaatttaattttcagatttatcgGACCCCATTAAACCAATCATAATTAGGAGCTGAGAACGATCCTCTACGCCTGCATGATCAATTTCAAAAGCTCATTCATCCACTAAACTACATTACAATATAAACAAATTCActaaaacaacaaatatttcttaaatatacTACAAACtagtaaaaaaaacattttttttactttaagttTATTCTTATCTCctctgtttcaatttatgtgttATAGTagaaattttgagattcaaccaagttttttttttaaaacaataatcgcttataatgtttttttttttgttttaaaattattttaagttaattaggaATAAACATGTGTAAATAAGGAAAGTAAGAAAGTATGAGGAGGAGTTACTTGTtgttagagtattcatagagtcGACCACGAGTAGAGAAAACAATGAGAGCAATCTCAGCATCACATAGAACTGAAAGTTCATATGCCTTTTTCAGTAATCCATTTCTTCTCTTGCAGAATGTTACCTGTCGATTTGTGTTGTTTTCAATCCTCTTTATCTCTATCTTTCCTCGACCCATCGATCGAATCGATCGATCTACacataatacaaaaatttaagttaGGGTTTAATTCTTTCACTCATCAACATATAGATCTGAAGATTTACATGTTTTCAGATGATTGAGTATAAACAAACCTGAGTGAGTTGAATGGATAAGATATGCTATTTTCCGGCGAGTCTTTTCCAACAAAGACGTTGCTGCTATACTCTTATTAaacaaattatgaaattaatcaCACTATACTATACTATAAGTAAATATATGAAAGGAAAATGACTAACACAGAGCAGCTGGCaaagaaaatgacattttttccaCATATAAACCAGACATCTTCTTCTTTATTACCACCGTTTGCACATCAAATTCTACACCAAAATAGCATAGGGTTTAATTTCCTCTTTTTTCAACCTCAACTTATTtcctcttgtttttttttttcttcctataCAATTAAGGGGAAAATTTCGAAAACAACAAATGTATTACACCTTAAATGAGTTTGCTTGATTacgaataataataaaatgttagGGTCgaagagaggcgagcgaaaTCTCATACagatttggagaaaaaaaatacagatGTACAAACTGACTTGTAACAAAATGAATACATATTAGGGGGAGAGAGACGAGCAAGATCTCTAGAGAGAAGAGAGGCAGACGAGATCAAAAGGGATAAAAAAGGCGAACAAGATTGAGAGAGCGAGGAGAGAagattgtattttatatttttattttgcattgtattctatatttattttgtatcaattgtATTTGAAATACAA
The DNA window shown above is from Solanum lycopersicum chromosome 11, SLM_r2.1 and carries:
- the AGL11 gene encoding agamous-like MADS-box protein AGL11, with the translated sequence MGRGKIEIKRIENNTNRQVTFCKRRNGLLKKAYELSVLCDAEIALIVFSTRGRLYEYSNNNVKATIERYKKATAETSSAYTTQELNAQFYQQESKKLRQQIQMMQNTNRHLVGEGLSSLNVRELKQLENRLERGITRIRSKKHEAILAETEDLHKREIQLEQENAFLRSKIAENERLQELSMMPSGGEEYNAFQQYLARNMLQLNMMETALPSYDPLSPDHKR